The Peromyscus eremicus chromosome 8b, PerEre_H2_v1, whole genome shotgun sequence genome contains a region encoding:
- the Stx11 gene encoding syntaxin-11, whose protein sequence is MKDRLAELLELSRSYDQQFPDGDDDFDAPHEDIVFETDHILESLYRVIQDIQDENQLLMIDVKRLGRQNVRFLTSMRRLSSIKRDTNSIAKAIKTRGEGIHQKLRSMKELSEQAQARHGENSAVARISHAQYSALTLAFQQAMYEYNQAEMKQRDNCKIRIQRQLEIMGKDVSGEQIEDMFEQGKWDVFSENLLADVKGARAALNEIESRHRELLRLEGRIRDVHDLFLQMAVLVEKQADTLNVIELNVQKTLDYTGEAKAQVRKAVQYKKKNPCRTICCFCCPCVN, encoded by the coding sequence ATGAAGGACCGGCTTGCAGAGCTTCTGGAGTTATCCAGGAGTTATGACCAGCAATTCCCAGACGGGGACGATGACTTTGACGCTCCCCACGAGGACATCGTGTTCGAGACTGACCACATCCTGGAGTCCTTGTACAGGGtcatccaggacatccaggatgAGAACCAGCTGCTGATGATCGACGTGAAGCGCCTGGGGAGGCAGAACGTCCGCTTCCTCACGTCCATGCGGCGCCTCAGCAGCATCAAGCGCGACACCAACTCCATCGCCAAGGCCATCAAGACCCGGGGCGAGGGCATCCACCAGAAGTTGCGCTCCATGAAGGAGCTGAGCGAGCAGGCGCAGGCCCGGCACGGCGAGAACTCGGCGGTGGCACGCATCTCGCACGCACAATACAGCGCGCTGACCCTCGCCTTCCAGCAGGCCATGTACGAGTACAACCAGGCCGAGATGAAACAGCGCGACAACTGCAAGATCCGCATCCAACGGCAGCTGGAGATCATGGGCAAGGACGTGTCGGGCGAGCAGATCGAGGACATGTTCGAGCAGGGCAAGTGGGACGTGTTCTCCGAGAACCTGCTGGCCGATGTGAAGGGCGCACGGGCCGCGCTCAACGAGATCGAGAGCCGCCACCGCGAGCTGCTGCGGCTGGAGGGTCGCATCCGCGACGTGCACGATCTCTTCCTGCAGATGGCTGTGCTGGTGGAGAAGCAGGCGGACACGCTGAACGTCATCGAGCTCAACGTGCAGAAGACCCTCGACTACACCGGTGAGGCCAAGGCGCAGGTGCGCAAGGCGGTGCAGTACAAGAAGAAGAACCCCTGCAGGACcatctgctgcttctgctgccccTGCGTCAACTAG